ACCTTCTCTTCGCCCAAATACAGCAATGCCAACCGCTTATAGGGTGCAATCCACCTGGGCGCGCGCGAAATACAGGTCAACAGCTCGGCCTTACCCTGTGCAATATCGCCCTTAGCCACATAGACTTCTGCCAGCCGAAATCGCACCAAATTGCCATCGGGCGCGCGTTCCAAAACGCCCAGCATCTCGCCAATACTGGCGTCAAAATTACCCCTGGCCGCGTACAACTGGGCAAGAGCATCGCGCACCTCGAGATCATCCGGGGCGAGATCGCGCACCTTTTCCCACGATGCCTGTGCGATATCCAGAGAATCCACCTCTGCACTCATAAAACCGAGCGCGCGATACACCGACGGATCTTCTGGCGCAGCCTCAACAGCCTGTCGATATGCCGAAAATGCCTTCTGTGTCATCCCCAGCGCGTGAAAAACCCCACCCCGATTAACCATCAACATCACATTGTCTGAATTGGCAGCAAGACCGCGATCCATAACGGCAATTGCATTGAGTGTATCGCCCACTGCAATATGGACCAGCGCCAGAGATTGATACGCCTCGATAAAATCGGGACGGCGTTTGAGTGCCGCTTCGAAATCGGCAATAGCTTCTCCGGGCTTACCCAGATCGCTATTCAAAGATGCGCGTTCTGCCAGAAGCAAAGCGGGTTCATCGCTTTGCCCAATACCCCGATCCAGTGCAGAAAGAGCCTGAGAAATTTTGCCCTGTCGAGCAAACACCAGCGCCAGATCGCGATATCCGCGAACAGAACCCGGTTTAATCTCCACCACCTTTTGAAAAGCAGCCACCGCAGCGTCCAATTGCCCGGCCTCTGCGTAAAGCGTACCCAAAAAACCGTGCGCTCCCACACTATCGGCATGTGCCTCGGCAAAAGCACGCGCCACCTCGAGAGCGTCGTCAATTTTGCCGTCGCTGTAATGCGCCTCAATCTCTTTCAAAAAATCCCGCGCATCCACAACCGGGGCCTGAAAAAATATCATAGCCCATACAAAACACAGCATCCACCGTTTCAAAACGCAACCTCCATCCTTGACAACAGCAACACAACACAATATAATCACTTCTCACCTATGAAAACTCTAAAACAAAACGCCGTACCACTCATAGCCTTTCTAATCGCGGGAAGCACGGCAACGCTCGCTTACGACCACTTGCACTACGTGATCCCCTATGTGATCTTTAAGTATCCCATCGCCATTGTCGTGCTCTACGCATTTTTTCAGCTCATCGCATTTGCAGAGCGTCGCCGCAGTGCCCAACTCGACGAAGTGGGCTTGCTTCGACCTCTGCGCGACGGCGCATTCCTCGTATGTCTGCACGCACACCTGCGCGACCTCGGCATAGACCTGAACCTTTTATCGTCGGCATCCAGCATGCACCTCGCCCTGTTGTCCTGGGCGGTCGCCCTCATCGGATATTATGCCCTTGAGCAACCCGGGGGACTACCTGGTCGCACAATCGATATCCTGTCCTCTCCTGCCACGCGCATCACAGTCTGCCGCGGACTCATCATCTCGGGACTGATAGGGGTAATCGGCACATTCGCGGCAATTGTGCAACCCCTCTGGCTCGTCCTCCCCCTGCTTCTGGTATTCATTCGCGCCTATCTGCGTTCCGGAGACGGATCGTGAACGTACAGAATGAACGCCTCAACACCCGCGCCGCCCTGCTCAACCTTTTGACTGCAATCCTCTGGGGTGGCAATTCCGTATCCATCAAACTCGGGCTATCTGGTATTCCGCCGCTTTGCCTCGCCGGCATGCGTTTCTTGCTCGGCGGACTCGTCGTCTATATTTGGACGCGTCCCCTGAAAATCGACCTGAAACTCAAATCCAACGAACACCGAGGCATTGCTGGCCTCATCTTTCTTTTTCTCGCGCAGATCTACCTGCTCAATGCGGGAACCGATTACACCCTTGCCAGCCGCTCGACCATCTTTATCTCGGCCTATCCCTTCTTCACCGCCTCGTTTGCACACATCTTTATACCGGGTGACAAAATCAGCACGCGCAAAATGACCGGCATGGTATTGTCTTTTCTCGGCGTAATACTCATCTTTGCCGAAAGCCTATCACTTGGCGAACTTCAACATCTCCTGGGCGACATCCTCGTGCTTGCAAGTGCCGCTCTCCTCGGCGCCCGCCAGGTTTATCTCAAGCGCCTCGTCCAGAACATACACCCCGGAAAAGTCTTGATCTGGCAATCCGCCCCCAGCGTACCCATCTTTTTTTTCCTCAGCGCACTATTTGAAACACAGGCCATTCAACTCGATATCCTCGTCCTGAGTGCCGTTCTCTATCAGGGCCTCGTCGTCGCGGGATTCTGCTTTATCCTCCTCACCAGCCTGCTAAAACGCTATTCGGCCAGCCGCCTCTCTGTTTTTGGATTCATCACCCCAATCGTCGGCGTCATCGTCAGCAACCTCTTCCTCGGCGACCCCATCTCACCCGCCATTCTCCTCAGCCTCGCACTCGTGGGCATCGGCATCACCATTGTCAATACATCACAGTAAACCTCTCCCAAAACAACAGCCTATCAATCTATGCGGTCTCATTATACGCCGCAAGAAAAAACTGATTTCAAAACCCAATGTACGCGCTCTACTCGAGCCGAATATCTGGCAACTCAAAATCATCGCCCGTGTCTTCAATCCACTGTGCGAGGCGCTCGTGGCACCGCTCCTTCTCCTTCTGGAAAGCCCTGTTATAGACGTAATTCGCCTGCTCATACGGATCATCCGCCGTGTTGAAAAGCAACCAATCATTACCCGGCGTACAGGCGTATTTCCATCCATCTCGCATCACCACAGCCCGCCACGCCTTGTTCACAGTGTGCGAATGCATCTTTCGGGGAATCTGCTGCAAATACGCCGAATCGGGCTCTGCATTTCTACTCGATTTCCCCTTGAATTCGGCGGCATTGCCGGAAATACAGTGACCCGAATAATCGAACCCGACCATACCTTCGGGAACAGGGATACCACAAAGACCCAGCGTCGTAGGTGCAATATCGACGTGATTGATCACCGCATCGGTAGATCCCGTATTCATATTAGCACCTCCCCCCACCTTGCCGATAATAAACGGAATGCGGATCGACTCTTCCCACGGAGATGATTTGCCGGTCTGCGCGTGGCTCCACAACATATCGCCGTGATCGGAAAAGAAAATCACATAAGTCTCCCGATCAACACCCATATCTTTGAGAGCCATGCGGATCCGCCCCACATTGTAATCCAGATTCTCCACCATCGCGTAATATCCCGCATGATCCAGGGCTGCCCGCTCGCGGATCCGGGGAACAACCGGCACATTGCGCCGAAGCTGAATATCCGACGGATGAATCCGGGGCACACCGCGCTCCGGATTGGTAGGCGGCACAAAGGGACTGTGCGGCGGCTGCACTGAAAGTACAGCAAAAAACGGCTGATAGTCTTCTTCATCACCCACATGATCCACAAGATGGTCTAAAAACAAGGTCGTCAAGCTATCGGTTTCGTACCCGTCCAAACGCTGGGGCGTTTCGCCCTCCGAACCATAAACATAGCACTCGTTCTGATTGTTGTTATTCTCATACCCCATCCAGTACTGAAAATTTCCCCTGCGCTCGGGAGGAACACAGTTCTCCCGCGCATTGGACCCGTCCAAATGCCACTTGCCGACATAAGCCGTGTGATACCCCGCATCATTAAAAGGCATAGCAACAGTTGGAATCGCCGGATCCAGCGGAGATGGCGTCTGCGTCACGCCATTCTGATGCGGATAAGTACCCGTCATTAGCGCGCCGCGAAAAGGCGAACACCACGGCGCACCGGAAACCGCACAGTCAAAACGCATACCTTCACGCGCGAGATTGTCGATATTAGGTGTAAACACATTGGGATCGCCCCGATAGCTCAATGCGTGTGCGCGGTGTTGATCTCCAAAAACCCAGATTACATTGGGCTTGCGTACAGGGCGAAACGAAAATTTTTCACTCATAAAAAAACCTTTCTAATGCTCATGTCCATGCCCGTGATCGTGCAGGGGCGTATGATCGTGATAAATACCGTGCTTGTGCATCTGTTGGTGCAAGCGATTGTGCGCGGCCTCCAGCGTGGCGCGCATCTGTTTCAGACGCCTTGCCTCGGGTCGCGGAGCGAGCGTATCCAGATAGGCAATTGCCCCTTCGATTTGTTCCAAAACCGTCGTAGCATCTGCTTGTGAAAAAATTGGCCTCCCCTCCACAACCACCTGCACAGCACTCGTGTGTGCGGCAATCTCGCCGTGCCGTCCCTTATAACTCCCGCGCACCCGCAGTGCGATCCACGTCGAATCCTCCACCCGTACCTCTGCACTCCCCGACGCCGACAGGCTCTTATCCACATTCACCTGCTCATGCGTCAGCCCGCCCACAACGATCTCGACCTGATCAATCGGCAAACGCACCGACGCCACCTCCCACGTCACATTGACCGTCCCGCCAGAGGAGGGCAACGCCACCCGTGAACCGGGAGCCATTCCCTCCACCTGAATCTCTGCAAGCGGCCCCACCGTCACAAACGTATGGCCTGCCTTTGTCGCCGCCATCCAGTTCTCATAGCTAAACTCGCGATCTCCCAGATGCGTATAAGTCCGCACCCCGCCAAGTTGCGAGGCAGCCGCCATCTTATCCGACCCGCCCACAACAGGTATGTCGTATCCCAAATTCAAATAGCGATACCAATCGGCAATCCCATAGGGATTGATCTGCGCATTGTGGGGATTAAACGTCATCATCTCCATCGCGTGGATCAGACCCAGCACAATATCAGCCGCGCGTTCGCACTGCGGATTTGGGCCGTGTGGCATCACCACCAGACCACCCTGATCAATACACTGCTGCGCCCACTCGGCCATCGTGACTTCCTGCGCATCTCCCAGCGCGGATTCCGACGGTCCCCCCGAACACAGCGGATGAATCATAAGCCCCGAATAGCCCAGCAGCGAAATATGTCCCAGAACCTGCATGCGATTCTCGGTTCCAACGCGCACGAGAAACTCGCCATCCCCACCAAAATCCCGCGCGCCAAAAGTCGTCTTCCCATCAAAATCCGACACATTGCTGAACATTTCACCCCACTGGCTCGCCAGCAAATTCACCACATTCACGCCCTCGCCCTCGCCTTCCAGAAGCGCCGTTTGCGGACTCAAAAAATGCACATGCGTATCGGCAGTCACCCACCCCTTTTCCCGCCACTTGAGCACGCGATCAATCTCAAAAGTAACCACATCAGTATCGGGACCAACCGCGAACTTCTCGCGGATTGGCGCAATCTCATATCCCTTCTGGATATCGACATACACATCGCCCAGAGGCAAGTCTGCCACGCATTCTCCCGGGATATAACAATACTGATTCAACCCATTGACGTGCTCGCCGTAATTGTCTTCAAACCAGTGTGGATTCACCTTGCGATGATACCCCTTCGGTGGCAAATACTCCCCGGCTTCGCCGTGCATGTGCAACCGTACAGCAACCGGCGTCTCTGTCCCTTTCTCCACCACGCGAATTGCGACCGGGCGATGCGCGGGCTGAACCTCGGCAATCTGCTTTGCACCTGCCAGATCGTAAGCCTGCGCCTCCCCATCCCCCTCCACATAAAGCTTCCCCTGCGGATGTGCGATATACTCGACAACCACCTCAGAAGAAGACCGTTCGGGCTGCACATCCACCTCCGCGCTCAACCAGCGTTCCGCATCGTAATCCAGCACAGCCCGCGCAGACATCACCACACCCAGATCAATATCGATATCCTCAAGCTCGCCATTCCCGTTCAACTGCGCGCCCTCGGGCAATTCCAACTTCAATTTTTGGCGCACACCCGGTCGCAACGGATGATCGGCGACCTGTGTATGCGTGATCCCTATCACCAGCGACCGCTCGTTCCTGGGGACCAGTGTCAGATGCCCAATGGGCTTCTCCGGATTGGGATTGGGCAACGCATAAACCCACAACTTTGCCTGTCCACCATCTCGCCCCGAACTGTGCCGCGTCTCGGCGCGACCATAAGCCGATGCAGGACGCCGTCCCAAACCGTGTTCGTCCGTAGCCCCCATCACAACACCGGGTTTAGCCGCAGGCATCGCTGCAAACGCACTTGCCCCCCACCCAATACGGGACTGTTGAATCGCAAACCGGCGCAAAATGCGCGTCGTCTCGGACTCGCCATCTGCATATTCCAGCACATAATCCGACACGTGATCGCCGAGATCATTGCCATCCATAGCAAAATCGGCCAGCTCCTCCTGATAATTACTCACGCGATTCTCGACCCCGTGTAAAAACACCACATAGCTCGCCTTCACACCGCCCATATCAACGCGCGCAGCATCGCGGTCGAGCAATATACCATTCGGTTTGCCTGGCGCACCCAGATTAAATGGCATACCCAGAACAGATTGCCTACCATACATTGCACCCAAATCTTCGCCACCAAATCCATCTAATTGCACGCGATCCACATTGTAATGTTCCGCCAGCGAAACAGGCGTAAAATGTTCAGATGGGGGAATATTCATAATGCACCTCATTTATAAAAAATACCGTTCCTTCTTCACCATCACCTCAAACTCCTCTCTCGCCTTCTGCACCTCTGCCACCGTCGAAACCTCGGCAACCGGCACATCCCACCAGCTCTCGTAGCCCGGCACGCGCACCTCGCGATCAACCTCCACCGCAATCACCGTCGTGCGATCTATAGTTCGCGCCTCTTCAATCGCCCTCATCAGACCTTCTTTGCCTTCGGGCCGCAACACATAAGCTCCCAAACTCTCGGCATTTGTCGCCAAATCGGTCGGCACATTCTCGCCATCCAATTGCCCGGTCTGCTCATCGCGCATCTTATACCTTGTCCCAAACTCATGCGCGCCCACGGCATCCGACAACCCCCCGATACTCGCAAAACCGTGATTGTCCAGCAGCACAATATTCAGCTTAATCCCCTCCTGCACCGCCGTCGCAATCTCCTGCGCCATCATCAAATACGACCCATCCCCAACCATCACATACACCTCCCGGGAGGGATCGGCCATCTTAATACCCAACCCCCCGGCAATCTCGTATCCCATGCACGAATATCCATACTCGAGGTGGTACCCCTTGGGATTGCGCGTCCGCCACAACTTGTGGAGATCGCCCGGCATACTGCCCGCCGCACAAATCATCACATCCTCAGACGCCGAACCTTCATTCACTGCGCCAATCACTTCACCCTGACTCAAAATGGGCCGATGCCCCAAATTGTAAATGCGATCCACCTCGGCCTCCCACGCCTCCCGAAATTCGGCAACCCGCTGTGTCACCCCCCCCGACACGCGATACCCTTGCACCGCTTCTGTCAATTCTTCCAACACCACCCGCGCATCGCCCACCAGCGGCAATGCCCCGTGTTTGGCCGCATCAAATTCCGCCACATTAATCGCGATAAATTTCACATCCGAATTTTGAAACGCCGTCTTTGAAGCCGTCGTAAAATCGCTCAACCGCGTACCAATAGCGATCACCAGATCTGCTTTCCGCGCGACAATATTCGCCCCCGGTGTACCCGTCACGCCCACCGCACCCAAATTATTGGCGTGATCGTAATTAAGCGACCCCTTGCCCGCCTGTGTCTCGCCCACCGGAATGCCCGTCTGCTCCACAAATGCCGCCAGCGCATCTGTCGCCTCGCTGTATAACACTCCCCCGCCCGCAATCACCACAGGTTGCACACTCTCCCGAATCCACGCCGCGGCTTTTGACACCAGATCGCGATCCGGCCGGTTGCGCGGCACCACCCACACCCGTTTTTCAAACAACGCTTCGGGATAATCAAACGCCTCTGTCTGCGTATCCTGCGGACAACACAGCGTCACAGCACCCGTCTCAACAGGCGACGTCAAAACCCGCATCGCCTCGGGCAATGCCAAAATCGCCTGATCTGCCCGATTCAACCGATCCCAGTACCGCGACACAGGCTTAAAACAATCATTCACGGAAATATCCTGCGACGCATTGGACTCCAACTGCTGCAACACAGGCGCCACATTTCGCCGCGCAAAAATATCACCCGGCAGCAACAACACCGGCAAACGATTAATCGTCGCCGTTGCCGCGCCCGTCACCATGTTCGTCGCCCCCGGTCCAATTGACGTCGTACACGCCAGCGTACCCAACCGATTCTTCATCTTGGCATAAGCCGCAGCCGTATGCACCATCGCCTGTTCATTGCGCGTCTGGTAATACCGAAACTCATCGCGATACTCGTGCAATGCCTGACCGATCCCGGCCACATTCCCATGCCCAAAAATACCCGACATTCCCGCAAAAAAGGGCTGTTCAATCCCATCGCGCGAAACGTACTGCGCCCTCAAAAACTGAACAATCGCCTGTGCCATTGTCAATCGTCGCGTCTTTGCCATGTTATCCCTCGTGAATAAATGCGAATCTACGAATCTGCGAATCTACGAACCCCGCCTATCCTCCCAAAGCATGTGCTGACATGATGTAAGTCAGTATCAGTGTGTATCTCCATTCGTCTATTCGTCTATTCGTCTATTCGTCTATTCGTCTATTCGCACATCCGGCCGGTCATGCACACCAGGAGACGCCAAAATCCGCTTCTGTTGCTCAGTCAACCCCTCATAAACCGAACCATCGTACCCCTTCGGCGCGGAAATCAAATGCCCCGGACCGTATTTGTAAAGCAACACCCTGCGCTCGTGATCTGCCCGCCACGGCAATGTGCCGTGCACCAGAGCTTCCGTAAAAAAAATCGCATCCCCCGCCTTTGCCTCTGGCTGAACAACATAGTGCGGAACCCGCTCAAACCGCTGCACATCGCGCGGCAAATCCATTCTGAAATTGCTCTTGTGGCTACCCCGCACACAGGCAAACCCCCCATCCCCTGCATTGGCGTCTGACAACACATACGTCAACACCGACAAACCACACTGCATCACGCCATCTCGATACCTGTAATAATGGTGAAACAAATTCGGCTGCCCGCCGTGCAAACTGCCTCGCCTCCCATTCTTCATCATAAAAATGGCATAATCGTGATCCAGGCGGAACTTTGGCCCCAGCAAGTCAACGAGATAGGGCAACACTTTGGGATGGTCGATTAAATCCCTACACGCCACATCCCAATCCACAATACTCGGTGCGCGGCGCACACCTCTGGCATTGCCAAATTCATCATCTGCCTCTGCATCCCCGTAATCCCTGGGAAACGCTCGATCCGCCACTGCATTGAGCACATCCAATTCCTCGCGGCTCAACACATCTTTAATCACCAGATACCCGTCGAGATCAAACATAAACTTCTCTTCTGGGGTCATATCGCATTCTCCTATCGATAGGGCAATGGCCTGGGATCAAGCCATTCTACAATTCGATCTTTAATCGCCCATGCAAAAAAGAAATTTCCGCGCGGCGTATGATGCCCAATATAATACGGCTCCAAAAACGCCTGCACACCCCCCCGATATGTCGCGTACGCCTCCCGAAAAGCATCGCGCAAATCGATCACCGGCACATCCTTTGTCGCTAACCAATCCAAAAACGTCTGGTCAAAAAGCGGCTCACCTTCCAATGCCCGAGCTATATTACTCGAACCAAATGACAAAATCACCAGCAACTTTTTCCCATTGGCCTTTGTAAATGCCTCTGCCTTTTCAATCACAAATCGCGTCGCAAACAAAGCCGCCTCGGTATGCAAGCTATAGACCTCGGCATCCGATCCCGCATTCTCGAATTCTCCCCCCATACTCTGCGCCATAGCCGACGCATCTTCCGCACTGCCTCTGCGCGCCATAACCGCGTGCAAAATCGGATCGTCGCCAAAAGTCTCCCACACCCAATCCGCATCGCATAACCGATAGAGTTCCTCGGGCGTCTTGCACAAATTCTCGCGCTCTTCCACAGTTCCACTTTCCAGATTCACGCGCAAATGCGGCAGCGTAAACCGCCCCTGTCGCCCCATGCGGATGGACCGCCACGCATCCAAATTTCGAAAGTGATCGTCGTCCCACACATTCAAAATCACGTACTCGGCGGGATACTCCCTCTCCACAATCAACATTCGCCGATACGCCTGATACACACTGTGCCCACCAATGCCGTAATTGCGAACAGGTTCCAGCAGATGCGCCGCCAAATACTCCTGCCACGTCTCCCCATTGCTCACCTGATCGCAATGCGTAAAACTATTCCCATACGTATGAATGCGACACGGGCGATCCGCATAATTGACCACCTGCCGCGCACCGTCTTTCTCATAAGCGTAAAACCCGCGCGAATCATCCACCCCACCCCCGCGAAACCCATCGCAAACCACCCATCCAATCTCGGGATCAAACGCCGACTGTGCATTATTGCACATAATCCGCGCCAACTCTATCGGCACATCTGCCTTCGCAGGCGTCACAAAATGATCCACCATCTCGCGCGTCGGCATAATCGACTCTAAATATTCGCGTCCCGTCATTGCAATATCCTCATATCTAGGGATTTACAAAAACCCCATTGTGAAACGCCACATCATCGCCAACACGCACCAGTTCCGGATGCCGAATATCGACCAGCGGATCAAAATGAACCGACTCGCCAATCGCCTTAAATGCCGATCTATCTATCTCAAACATAAGTGTTCCCCTCCACACACAGATTAATCAATTACAGGACGTGATGCAATGGTATTTGCCTCTGCATAAAGCCCGAGTGAAATTCACCACTACCTTCTTTTTAAAAATTCCTCATACCATATGCTGCTACCGGAGAATCCCTGTTGTCTGAGGAAGATTGCCTACCTATATTTCGGCATTGCCGCGCCTCATATCACAGTAATTACACGAGGTTTTATGAAACAACTTTTCCTGATGTTTTTGTTTTTCGCGCCTGCAACCCTGTCTGCCGCCGTGCTCAGCGGCCAGGTGCGCGATGAGAAAACCGGAGAATCGCTGGTCGGCGCAAATATTTATTTGGAAACGCACGCGGGGGGGACAGCCACAGACCTCGATGGAAATTTTGCGATACCCAATGTCAGCGAAGGTAGCCACACGCTCGTCATCAGCTTTGTGGGCTATAAGGAATATCGCAATACTATCACAGTAAAAGAGGGGATGGGTGCGTTGGTTGTGGCGCTAATGCCCGAAGCCGTGCAGTTTGAAGAGGTCGTTGTGAGCGCGCCGCGCGCCAAATTGCGCGAAACGCCCATTGCGTTCTCCGATGTGCCAAAATCCGATATAGATCGCAAACTCGGCTCTCGCAGCCTGCCGATGCTTTTGAACGATACGCCGGGCGTTTATGCGACCGAGCAAGGCGGTGGCGATGGCGATTCACGCATCAATGTGCGGGGATTTGACCAGCGCAACATCGCCGTCATGGTCAATGGCGTGCCAGTCAACAATATGGAAACCGGGTGGGTCTATTGGGTTGACTGGGATGTTCTCAGCGATGTAACGTCGTCCATACAGGTGCAGCGCGGATTGGGTGCCTCAAATTTGGCCATAGCCTCGGTGGGGGGCACGCTGAATATTGTTACCGATGCCGCCCGTCAACAGCGCGGGTTTAAGATCAAACAGGAAGCCGCGACCAGTGCTTATTACAAAACCACGGTCAATTTTTCATCGGGCTTACTCAATGAAAAAACCGCGCTGAGCGTGGGCATTTCACGCAAAGTTGGCAATGGCATACCCGATCAAACGTGGACAGAAGGATGGGCGTATTTCGGAGCATTGAGCTTTTTGGCCTCTGAAACACACAAATTCGAGTTGTTTGTCGTGGGTACGCCGCAACGCCACGGGCACCGCCTGTTCAAGCAACCCATTGGCACTTTTGATGCCGATTACGCGCAGTCTCTGGGCGCTGGCGTAACAGATGCGAAAAATTACGGGGTCAATTACAATCCCAACTGGGGATATTCGCCGTTTTCATCTTATCGGGAATTTTTTAACGGCAAGGTGCGCGACGCACGCGACAATGCGACCATTATGGAACGCGAGAACTACTATCACAAAACACAAGCCAATTTGAACTGGTATTGGATACCCAACGATAGGTTTGTTTTGTCCAATGTCTTTTATTGGGCGCGCGGCAAGGGCGGAGGCCTGGGGCGCCTGGGCGTCAATCCGGGAACCCGGGCAGACGGCAGCATCGACTGGCAGCACGCAGTAGATGAGTTAAACACGGAACCCGCATCAC
This Gemmatimonadota bacterium DNA region includes the following protein-coding sequences:
- a CDS encoding TonB-dependent receptor, which codes for MKQLFLMFLFFAPATLSAAVLSGQVRDEKTGESLVGANIYLETHAGGTATDLDGNFAIPNVSEGSHTLVISFVGYKEYRNTITVKEGMGALVVALMPEAVQFEEVVVSAPRAKLRETPIAFSDVPKSDIDRKLGSRSLPMLLNDTPGVYATEQGGGDGDSRINVRGFDQRNIAVMVNGVPVNNMETGWVYWVDWDVLSDVTSSIQVQRGLGASNLAIASVGGTLNIVTDAARQQRGFKIKQEAATSAYYKTTVNFSSGLLNEKTALSVGISRKVGNGIPDQTWTEGWAYFGALSFLASETHKFELFVVGTPQRHGHRLFKQPIGTFDADYAQSLGAGVTDAKNYGVNYNPNWGYSPFSSYREFFNGKVRDARDNATIMERENYYHKTQANLNWYWIPNDRFVLSNVFYWARGKGGGLGRLGVNPGTRADGSIDWQHAVDELNTEPASRANPNLVLAGEVGAFEIAAKTIMRNTGSLQYYYGYLGTGEYTLTPAYKLAFGIDLRGYEGQHWREVRNLIGADYYVFTGDSNAATSVKRLGDRIAYHTDGLTRWGGGFVQLERQVNDFTAFLSTSASITAYKRIDYFRARVNGEWDQTDWKSFGGYTLKAGGNYNMTPTVNVYANIGWLSTAPKFGSVYHYDNSLYDPTFNEKVASFELGAGYLKRGVITGNVNFYYTRWIDRSWPKSVYSAKLDQNFRFLLSGIDARHTGIEFDVKVRPHPRLEVRSMVSLGNWEWLNDARATFFPEEDPLVADTFQVYANGLKVGDSAQKTLALSSTIFPMRGLYTTLSLRRFMDHYAKFDPANRTDPNDRQQSWQVPNYNLADLHAGYILPGNTFGNGKVKLQLHIFNLFDARYISDADDGDNHDASTALVFLGLPRRWNISLSYDY